One region of Armigeres subalbatus isolate Guangzhou_Male chromosome 3, GZ_Asu_2, whole genome shotgun sequence genomic DNA includes:
- the LOC134220525 gene encoding phenoloxidase-activating factor 2-like, which yields MRRSVLLSCALLVFALAGANAEDGDLDSLINSLFTSSPGTIIATSTAAPAPTSPPIGTQAACLPGQRCVQRYLCTNDSTSGAGLIDIRFDNDNPCVNYLAGCCYEEDIISSPPTVPVLDNPTCGKRNPDGIGFRITGAKDESEYGEFPWMIAVLKQEQALGQVVNVFQCGGSLIHPSVVLTASHCVQNKSPAQLKIRAGEWDTQTKNEVFPHQDRQVVDIVVHPDYYKGGLYNDIALLFLESPLKLDEGIQTVCLPPPNAKFDLQRCFVSGWGKDVFGKTGSYQAILKKVELPVVPNTQCQTALRSTRLGPKFVLHNSFMCAGGEIGKDACKGDGGSPLVCPIQGSAQSYHQTGIVSWGIGCGEETPGVYTDVASFRNWIDQQMQSRHFDASSYTLS from the exons ATGAGGCGATCCGTTTTGCTATCTTGTGCGCTGCTTGTGTTCGCATTGGCTGGGGCCAATGCCGAAGATGGCGATCTGGACTCTCTCATCAATAGTTTGTTTACCTCGTCGCCCGGTACCATCATCGCCACAAGCACAGCAGCACCTGCACCAACATCTCCTCCGATAGGCACACAG GCTGCTTGCCTGCCTGGACAACGCTGTGTTCAAAGGTATCTCTGCACAAACGATTCAACCAGTGGGGCTGGGTTGATTGATATTCGTTTTGATAATGACAATCCTTGCGTTAATTACCTAGCAGGTTGTTGCTATGAAGAAGATATC ATCTCTTCTCCACCAACGGTACCAGTTTTGGATAACCCGACATGCGGAAAACGTAACCCCGATGGAATTGGATTCCGAATTACTGGTGCTAAAGACGAATCGGAATACGGAGAATTCCCATGGATGATTGCGGTATTGAAGCAAGAACAAGCCTTGGGCCAGGTTGTTAACGTTTTCCAATGCGGTGGATCCCTGATACATCCTAGTGTTGTTCTGACGGCGTCTCACTGCGTTCAAAACAAGTCACCTGCTCAATTGAAAATTCGCGCCGGAGAATGGGATACTCAAACCAAGAACGAAGTATTTCCCCATCAG GATCGCCAAGTTGTTGACATAGTAGTTCATCCTGATTATTACAAAGGAGGTCTGTACAACGATATCGCGCTGTTGTTCTTGGAGTCTCCTCTCAAACTAGATGAGGGAATCCAAACAGTTTGTCTGCCACCACCAAATGCGAAATTCGACCTGCAGCGATGTTTCGTTTCGGGTTGGGGAAAAGACGTGTTCGGCAAGACGGGATCTTATCAGGCAATATTGAAAAAAGTTGAACTGCCAGTCGTGCCAAACACACAGTGCCAGACTGCACTGCGGTCCACCCGTTTGGGGCCGAAATTTGTGTTGCACAACAGTTTTATGTGCGCCGGTGGAGAGATTGGAAAAGATGCATGCAAAGGAGATGGAGGTTCCCCGCTCGTGTGTCCCATACAGGGATCGGCTCAGAGCTATCACCAGACCGGCATCGTTTCGTGGGGTATCGGATGCGGCGAAGAGACACCTGGAGTGTATACCGACGTGGCAAGTTTTAGAAACTGGATAGACCAACAAATGCAAAGCCGACACTTCGACGCGAGTAGCTACACTCTGTCGTAA